The Candidatus Scalindua japonica DNA window TGTTGCCTCTGCTAATTCTCCAATACTTGCGCTAATACGCTCCTGTAGCCGTGTACATCCTTGCCCTAATACCGCTTCTCTATCTTCTTTGCTTCTCTGGCTTTTATTACTTGGACTTTCTACTTTTTTTTTAAATCATTATTCTGACGCAATTTCCCTTCCCGGATCGCTTTGTATAATGTATTAGCCTTCAATCCCAATTTTTCAGCTACTTCCTTACCGGTATGTGCCTCATCGAGCAATGCTTGTGCTGTGTCTATTACCTCAGGTGTCATCACTCGTGGTGTTCGTTTTATTTCTCTTTGATAAAAAACTCCCGGCCCGCCCTCACGATATCTCTTTGACCAGCGTTTCATATTGATCGGGTTTAACCCAAAGACTTTATTAATCTCAGACTGTGTCGCATTGCCTGTTACAAAAAGCTGTGCCATAAACATCTTAAATGAATTCAAATCTCCTTCATCGTGTACAAAGATTGGCATCTGACCATTAAAATAATAGACACGTCCGTCCCTTTTGGCAAAACCAAGGAGGGTGTCAAATGCTTGTTTTAAACAGGAGGTTTGGTGAAAGTTTAATAATCAGAGGTGATATAAAAATCACTGCTGAAAGAATAAGCAAGAAGCAAGTTAAAATATGTATGAAAGCTCCAAAAGGTGTAATCATGAAAAGAGAAAAAGCGTGTAAGAAAATTCAAGTTGGGAATTTGTTGCATTCTGATTCAGTTTTACATAATGATTCTTCGATTCAGAATCTTTTGCATCATTATCGTGATAATTTTTTATTAAAGACGGCAGTTGGGAAAATATTAACAGTTTTGTTTTATTGGACTTCTGCATCGGCAGTAGAAGCATTAAATGATAATCCTGGGTTAATAAAAGAGGCGAGGTTTCTCATAGACTAAATCAATATGCTATTGCTGAGGTCCTTGGTGGAAGAGAAGGTGTTGTCTACAACACAGATGAAATTGCCTCCTTCTTGAGTGATTATACCAAAGGATCACCACCTCCTTTAAAGGCGATATTGAATGCTATCAGGAAATATATGCTTAAGAAGAAAGAACGTGGAGAACTGTTCTTTGGTTTTAGGTTGGAATAGGGTGCTACTATGTGGATGTGTTCTGTGAAATCACCTAATTTGAATTTGAAGGAAAATGATGTTCTCTACTACCATAAACCAACACATATCACCCGCAACGTCCCTATGTGTTCTGATGCTTAAGTTTCCTCTTGCATTTAGTAAGTAACATTCATACCATGCAGCTATATCTACCGAATTATCATATCGCACAGAAATATAACATCATTTGATGGATATGCTTTTTATAAATTAAGTTTGTTTCACTCTAAGTACAGAGATCCTGATCTCTGTATTTATGATTCTTTGTTGATTAGAGAAAGGCAGGAGTGCTTTTCGTGTGAGATTTCTACTATACTTAAACCCATTAAGTACACAGAAAAATACGGGCTACTATTAAACACAGATTTTCATACAGATTTAATACCCTAATATTATAACTCAATTCTGGTTCATGCAGAAAGCTAAAATGCCTTATAAGCCTATCAAATCCACAAGACACACAAGTAGGTTGAATTTTAAATATAATTCAAATTAGGTATTAATGCCTGAATAGTAGGTTGCAATTACTGAACTTAAAGCAGGAAGTAATTTGTCATGACGTATTTGAAAATACGGTTGAAGCGCTATAAATACCGCTAAGTCAAGAAGTAGCATACCGGCAGTCATTGAAAATATGCAAGAATGACTTTTTTATATTTACTTATTATTCATACAATGTATACTAATTATATGAATAAGGACATAAAGGAGTTCTTTTTAAATTCTACTCATATAACTCACAGGAAATACGAAGCAATGAGAGCTTTGTGTGTTGAAAAGATCAAGGCAAAGGATGTTGCAAAAAGATTCGGCTATTCGCCTTTTAGTATCAATGCGATGAAACGGGATTTTGTAAATGCTATAAAAAATAACCAAATTGATTCCAGGCATTTCTTTGTAACAAAAAATCCCGGACGAAATCCGGATGCAGATAAAGCACAATTGAAGGTTAAAATAATTCGATTGCGTAAACAAAATTATTCCATACTTGATATAAAAAGTGCTCTTCAGGCAGAAGGAAACAGAGTTTCCCATGATTATATTGATCGCGTACTCTCAGCAGAAGGATTTGCTCGTTTACCCAAGCGGACACAAATTGAGAGAAAACTCCAATTCTCCAAAATAATTAAAGCTCCGCGAAGCCATTCTATTGACTGGAACATTGATAAAGGTCAGTTGTTTCATTCTGAAAGAGGAATAGGTATTCTTCCCTTTCTTCCGCTTTTAGCACGACTATGTGTTGATCAGTGGATTGAGTTTGCGGAGTATCCTGGAACTTCTGAACTCTCCAGTGTTCAAAACGTGTTGCCTTTTATTGCCCTGAAGCTTGCTGGTCATAATCGTTATAGCCAAGACGACCTGTGGGCTATGGACAGAGGATTTGGGCTTTTCAGCGGTCTTAATGTGTTACCTAAAGATGGAACATTATCCAGCTATTCGTATCGAACGGATCGTCACATGAACCGAAGATTTTTAAAAGCTATGTTTGAACAACTAAAAAAGTTGAGGCTGTTAAGCAGTCAAGTGAACATGGACTTTACTGCTATTCCTCATTGGGGTGACGCCAGTGTTCTGGAAAATAATTGGTCAGGAAAATATGGCAAAAGACTAAAGAGCGTTTTATCCGTACTTTGCCAAGATCCGGATACCGGCATCTTTTGTTACTCTAATGCGGAGATAAGGCATCGTAATGAAGCAGAGTGCGTGTTGGAGTTTGTTGATTTTTGGAAAGACGGAGGCAGGAAACCGTCTTGTTTGATTTTTGATTCTAAATTTACAACCTACGAAAATTTAGAAAAACTTGATAAGGATAAGATAAAATTTATTACCCTTCGCAGAAGAAGCAAAAAGCTTTTGGCAGAATTACATAAAATACCGGATGAGGAGTGGAGTAGTACCAAAGTCGAAGGTCCAAGCCGTAAGCATATGAGATTAAAGATTCATGAATCAGAAATACTGCTCAACAAAACAACAAGATATTTCAGGCAAATTGCCGTGTCAGGCAATGGTCATGAAAAAGAGGCATTTATCTTAACCAATGATAGAAAGCGTACTGCCTCACAAATAATCAGACAATATGGAAAACGTTGGAATGTAGAAAAAGGAATTTCAGAGCAAATAGAGTTTTTTCACCTTAACAAACTCTCATCGTCCATAGTGGTAAAGGTGGATTTTGATTTAACGATGACTATAGCGGCACATAATTTCTACCGCGTAATTGCTATGGATCTTGCTGGGTTTGAGAATGAAACATCAGGAAGTTTAAGCAGTAAGTTTTTTGACAATGGAGGTCAATTCAAAATTGAGAACGATTCCATAATAGTGGAGATGAAAAAGAAAAGGCATCTTCAAATTTTAATGGAAGCTATCAAGAAATATAAAAATATAAAAATCCCTTGGCTGGAAAAAAGAAAAATTAAATACCGTCTATGGACAACATCATAAAATTAGGGTATTAAATCTGTATGAAAATCTGTGTTAAATAAAAAATAAAGGGGATTTGGATGAAATGCAAAATCTGGCTCACATTTGTATTGGTGGTATTGGGAGTTGTTCTATTTACTGGTTACAAATTTGTATGGCAAGACGGAGTTGCGAGTACTGTTCCAGTACTTACCGAACCTGACAATGTGTTCAAAGCGCACGTAGTAGAAACCTACGGCAAATTACCTCTCTCCTTTATCCAAAATGACGGTCAGATGGATGAAAAGGTTGAGTTTTATCAGAGAGGCAACGGCCATAGCACATACTTTGCGAAAGATGGTGTCTATCTGCAATTATTATATAGTGGTCCATCAGACTCTATAAATAATGAAGAAGATAATAATGATATAACTGTAACAACTCACAGTCCACAGACATCGACAAACACAAATCTAAAATCTGAAACTATAAAGCTCATTTCCCTGAATTCCAATAATAACCCGATGATAGTATCTGAAGGTTTACAGGAGGGTAAGGTAAACTTCTTCAGAGGCAATGATCCTGAAAAATGGAAGATTAACATTACCACCTATCAGGCCGTGGTCTACAAAGATATTTATGATGGCATAGACATGAAGTATTATGGGAATAACCGGCAGATGGAGTATGATCTTATTGTCAAACCTGGTGCTAATCCGTCCACACCTTTGTTTTCCTATGAAGGAATAGAGGGGTTGCGGGTTACAGGCAATGGAGAACTTGAGATAGATCTCAAGCAGGGAACGTTGATTCAGAAAAAACCGGTCATCTACCAGATGATTAACGGCAAGCGGATAGAAATCGAAGGTAAGTTTAAGCTTGAACCGGTTGGCCATGACAGGGAAGAGAAGCTTGCTTATGGGTTTAAGGTAGCCAGCTATAATAGAGATCATGCACTTATCATAGACCCAGTCCTCGCTTACTCTACTTATTTAGGAGGAAGCGGGGGCGATCAAGCCTATGGCATTGCGGTAGATACCTCTGGAAACGCTTATGTTACAGGATCTACAGGCTCCACCGATTTTCCAACCGCCTCACCCATCCAGGGAACTTACGCGGGAGGTGGAGACATCTTTGTAACCAAGATAGATAGTTCAGGCACCAGCCTGGTCTACTCTACTTATTTAGGAGGAAGTCGTTCTGATTCCAGCCGTAGCATTGCCGTGGATACCTCTGGAAACGCTTATGTTACAGGATCTACAATCTCCCCCGATTTTCCAACTGCCTCACCCATCCAGGGAACTTACGCGGGGGATCGGGACGTCTTTGTAACCAAGATAGATAGTTCAGGCACCAATCTGGTCTACTCTACTTATTTAGGAGGAAGTGGGGGTGATCACCCCTATGGCATTGCGGTAGATACCTCTGGAAACGCTTATGTTACAGGACATACAGTCTCCACCGATTTTCCAACTGCCTCTCCCATCCAGGGAACTAACGCGGGTCGTGATGACGTCTTTGTAACCAAGATAGATAGTTCAGGCACCAGCTTGGTCTACTCTACTTATTTAGGAGGATGGACTTATGATTCTAGCGGTGGCATTGCCGTGGATACCTCTGGAAACGCTTATGTTACAGGAGCTACAGACTCCCCCTACTTTCCAACTGCCTCTCCCATCCAGGGAACTAACGCGGGGGGTGGAGACGGCTTTGTGACAAAGTTATCTAGCGGTGGGACATCATGTCCACTAAATTTAATATTAAATCACGACTCTTCTGGTCAGGCACTCTTGAGGCGTTATCGAGATGAGTCTTTATCAAAGACAAACGTCGGAAAACTATTAACGATGTTATTCTATATAGTCTCTGCGAAGGCAGTAGAGACACTAAATGATAATCCTGAGTTGATAAAGGAAGCGGAGCATCTCATTGATGCCAATAAATATGCAGTTACTGAGGTCCTTGGCGGAAGAGAAGGTATTGTCTACAACACAGATGAAATTGCCTCCTTCTTGAGTGATTATGCTAAAGAGTCACCACCCCTCTTAAAGGCGATATTGAATGTTATCAGGAAATTTATGCTTAAGAAGAAAGAGAGTGGAAAACTGTTCTTTAGCTTCAGGTTGGAATAGGGTGATTATTATGTTGAGGTGGCCGGGTTTGTCCTGTGAATCATAGCAATCATTTCATATGAACTTAATCCACAGTATGCCTGTATTTAAAAAAGGCATTCTTGCGTCATTTAAGTTACAAGAGTGCCTTTTGTGTTTGTGTTCAAATATGAGGAAAATTAGAGAGAGTTGATGAAGGTAAGGTTTTATTTTAGGTTTCTGCCTGTTAGGGTTATTTACCATTTTAACCTTGATTTCAATAAATAGGTGATTGCTATAACGGCATGATTATACACTTAAATACATATCCCATAGAGCAAAACCAAGGAGGGTGACAAATGCTTGTACTGATAAGGACGCCAGGTGAAGGTTTACTAATCGAAGATAAAATAACAATTGAGAAAATAAATAAGAGCAAAACCAAGATAGGAATTGAAGCACCCAAGGACGTGGTTGTTTGCAGGGAGGAAGTGGTTAGAGTAATCAATGAGGAAAATGAGTTATCTTCTGCTTAATACTGGCTTACGATTGGAGGAATTACTTTCGCTTGAGTGGTCTAGGGTTAATCTATTAAGAAGGACAATTCTTATTCGAGAGACCAAGAATGGTAGCCCCAAAACGCTTCCGCTCAACAAGATTGCATTGGAGGTGCTTAATCAACGGTCAAGGGTAAAGAACTTAAAAAATGATCTTGTGTTCATTAGCTGTAGGGGCAAAAAGGTTAATAGGAATTTTCTTAGAAAATGCTTTTATGATGTGTTAGAGGAAGTAGGAATTGAGAACCTATGGTTGCACGATTTACGCCATACCTTTGCTACACGCTTAGCGCAGGCAGGTGTTGATCTTTATAAAATTTCCAAATTGCTGGGTCATAAGGATATTAGGATGACACAGCGATACGCACATCATTCTCTCGATAGCCTCCGAGATGGAGTAGAAATTTTAGAATCTGACTACAATCTGACTACATTGGGCGAAAATAAGTACTCTAAAGGCTTGTGATATTTGTCGTATGTTGTTTTATATTAACGTTTAATAGGAAACAGTAGGTTTAATAGTATCATGATTGAAGAACGCGTGCATTTTAACTCTGACGGTTTAAAGCTTGAGGGTGTTTTGTCATATGATGAAAACGTTATGAGCCCACCACTTGCTCTTTTGTGCTCACCTCACCCTCACCTTGGAGGTGATATGGAAAATAATGTTATCCTGTCGCTAGGTAAAGTACTGGCAGAAAATGGTTTTGCTGTGCTTCGGTTTAACTATCGCGGAGTTGGCAGTAGTGAGAGTAAGCAATGCAATATTGCGGAGGTATATAAGTATTGGGAAGAGATATTAAACAATGATGATTGTTCTGATGCTATTGTAGATGCTGTCTCTGCAACTAAATACCTGGAATCAACAGTTGGTACGAATAAGATATTTATTGCGGGATATTCATTTGGAGCAATTGTGGGGATGATGCTGAGTGTGGATAATACGAATATAAAGGCATTTGCTTCAGTCTCTACTCCTTTCAGTAGAGTTGATATCGGATTTCTCTCTGACTGCAAAAAGCCGAAGCTGTTCATTTGCGCGGACAATGATTTTGCAACATCACTTGAGGATGTAGAGAAAGGAATACAAAAGATTTCTGATCCAAAGATACTTGATATTATTAATGATTGTGATCACTTTTATATAGACAAAGAGATAGAAATTGCCAATAAGGTATTAAAGTTCTTTAACCATTAAATAAGTACATTATGAACCATTCCTCCAATCAAATTCGGATTAGATGTTTATAATCACATATTTTTCACCTCAAACTAATCTGTTTCAGATAATGTCCTATATGTTGAATTCATTGTACTTAAATGATTTTGGATAACTTTTATGCGCAGAAAAACATATCTCTGAAACCTATAAAACTCGTGTAATTGGTTTTTAACGAACAGATTGCTATTATGCGCCAGTATTTATTGTCAGGAAAAAGAAGAATATTTATCGCTTTGCTATATGTTGTTAAATAACAATACCTTATGTGGGTTTGTTCCTGTTTTAGTAAATTGGTATTAGAATTGCTAATAATTCAGTCATGTCAACAACCAAGAAGTTTGATTTAATTAAATATGAGTATATCGTCTATATTCACTCTCTGGAAACCTGTAGCATATGTAAGATATTGCTGACAAAGGATGATTTTGTCAATTCAAGATCGGTTAACCAGGTTAAGTGGGTCCCGGTAATGAATGTTAATGTAGATATTATTGATACTGCTGAGGTAACCGGGAAAGATTATGGTATCTCTATTGCAAAGAATAAAAACAGGATTTGTGGTCTTTTTGATGCAGAACCTCTGGAT harbors:
- a CDS encoding transposase, with protein sequence MNKDIKEFFLNSTHITHRKYEAMRALCVEKIKAKDVAKRFGYSPFSINAMKRDFVNAIKNNQIDSRHFFVTKNPGRNPDADKAQLKVKIIRLRKQNYSILDIKSALQAEGNRVSHDYIDRVLSAEGFARLPKRTQIERKLQFSKIIKAPRSHSIDWNIDKGQLFHSERGIGILPFLPLLARLCVDQWIEFAEYPGTSELSSVQNVLPFIALKLAGHNRYSQDDLWAMDRGFGLFSGLNVLPKDGTLSSYSYRTDRHMNRRFLKAMFEQLKKLRLLSSQVNMDFTAIPHWGDASVLENNWSGKYGKRLKSVLSVLCQDPDTGIFCYSNAEIRHRNEAECVLEFVDFWKDGGRKPSCLIFDSKFTTYENLEKLDKDKIKFITLRRRSKKLLAELHKIPDEEWSSTKVEGPSRKHMRLKIHESEILLNKTTRYFRQIAVSGNGHEKEAFILTNDRKRTASQIIRQYGKRWNVEKGISEQIEFFHLNKLSSSIVVKVDFDLTMTIAAHNFYRVIAMDLAGFENETSGSLSSKFFDNGGQFKIENDSIIVEMKKKRHLQILMEAIKKYKNIKIPWLEKRKIKYRLWTTS
- a CDS encoding carbon storage regulator, coding for MLVLNRRFGESLIIRGDIKITAERISKKQVKICMKAPKGVIMKREKACKKIQVGNLLHSDSVLHNDSSIQNLLHHYRDNFLLKTAVGKILTVLFYWTSASAVEALNDNPGLIKEARFLID
- a CDS encoding carbon storage regulator; translation: MLVLIRTPGEGLLIEDKITIEKINKSKTKIGIEAPKDVVVCREEVVRVINEENELSSA
- a CDS encoding alpha/beta hydrolase produces the protein MIEERVHFNSDGLKLEGVLSYDENVMSPPLALLCSPHPHLGGDMENNVILSLGKVLAENGFAVLRFNYRGVGSSESKQCNIAEVYKYWEEILNNDDCSDAIVDAVSATKYLESTVGTNKIFIAGYSFGAIVGMMLSVDNTNIKAFASVSTPFSRVDIGFLSDCKKPKLFICADNDFATSLEDVEKGIQKISDPKILDIINDCDHFYIDKEIEIANKVLKFFNH
- a CDS encoding SBBP repeat-containing protein, with product MKCKIWLTFVLVVLGVVLFTGYKFVWQDGVASTVPVLTEPDNVFKAHVVETYGKLPLSFIQNDGQMDEKVEFYQRGNGHSTYFAKDGVYLQLLYSGPSDSINNEEDNNDITVTTHSPQTSTNTNLKSETIKLISLNSNNNPMIVSEGLQEGKVNFFRGNDPEKWKINITTYQAVVYKDIYDGIDMKYYGNNRQMEYDLIVKPGANPSTPLFSYEGIEGLRVTGNGELEIDLKQGTLIQKKPVIYQMINGKRIEIEGKFKLEPVGHDREEKLAYGFKVASYNRDHALIIDPVLAYSTYLGGSGGDQAYGIAVDTSGNAYVTGSTGSTDFPTASPIQGTYAGGGDIFVTKIDSSGTSLVYSTYLGGSRSDSSRSIAVDTSGNAYVTGSTISPDFPTASPIQGTYAGDRDVFVTKIDSSGTNLVYSTYLGGSGGDHPYGIAVDTSGNAYVTGHTVSTDFPTASPIQGTNAGRDDVFVTKIDSSGTSLVYSTYLGGWTYDSSGGIAVDTSGNAYVTGATDSPYFPTASPIQGTNAGGGDGFVTKLSSGGTSCPLNLILNHDSSGQALLRRYRDESLSKTNVGKLLTMLFYIVSAKAVETLNDNPELIKEAEHLIDANKYAVTEVLGGREGIVYNTDEIASFLSDYAKESPPLLKAILNVIRKFMLKKKESGKLFFSFRLE
- a CDS encoding site-specific integrase, encoding MSYLLLNTGLRLEELLSLEWSRVNLLRRTILIRETKNGSPKTLPLNKIALEVLNQRSRVKNLKNDLVFISCRGKKVNRNFLRKCFYDVLEEVGIENLWLHDLRHTFATRLAQAGVDLYKISKLLGHKDIRMTQRYAHHSLDSLRDGVEILESDYNLTTLGENKYSKGL